The Amycolatopsis sp. DG1A-15b genome contains the following window.
GCCTATCAGCTTGTTGGTGGGGTAATGGCCTACCAAGGCGACGACGGGTAGCCGGCCTGAGAGGGTGACCGGCCACACTGGGACTGAGACACGGCCCAGACTCCTACGGGAGGCAGCAGTGGGGAATATTGCACAATGGGCGCAAGCCTGATGCAGCGACGCCGCGTGAGGGATGACGGCCTTCGGGTTGTAAACCTCTTTCGCCAGGGACGAAGCGCAAGTGACGGTACCTGGATAAGAAGCACCGGCTAACTACGTGCCAGCAGCCGCGGTAATACGTAGGGTGCGAGCGTTGTCCGGATTTATTGGGCGTAAAGAGCTCGTAGGCGGTTTGTCGCGTCGGCCGTGAAATCTCCACGCTTAACGTGGAGCGTGCGGTCGATACGGGCAGACTTGAGTTCGGTAGGGGAGACTGGAATTCCTGGTGTAGCGGTGAAATGCGCAGATATCAGGAGGAACACCGGTGGCGAAGGCGGGTCTCTGGGCCGATACTGACGCTGAGGAGCGAAAGCGTGGGGAGCGAACAGGATTAGATACCCTGGTAGTCCACGCTGTAAACGTTGGGCGCTAGGTGTGGGCGACATCCACGTTGTCCGTGCCGTAGCTAACGCATTAAGCGCCCCGCCTGGGGAGTACGGCCGCAAGGCTAAAACTCAAAGGAATTGACGGGGGCCCGCACAAGCGGCGGAGCATGTGGATTAATTCGATGCAACGCGAAGAACCTTACCTGGGCTTGACATGCGCCAGACATCCCCAGAGATGGGGCTTCCCTTGTGGTTGGTGTACAGGTGGTGCATGGCTGTCGTCAGCTCGTGTCGTGAGATGTTGGGTTAAGTCCCGCAACGAGCGCAACCCTTATCCTACGTTGCCAGCGCGTTATGGCGGGGACTCGTGGGAGACTGCCGGGGTCAACTCGGAGGAAGGTGGGGATGACGTCAAGTCATCATGCCCCTTATGTCCAGGGCTTCACACATGCTACAATGGCTGGTACAGAGGGCTGCGATACCGCGAGGTGGAGCGAATCCCTTAAAGCCGGTCTCAGTTCGGATCGCAGTCTGCAACTCGACTGCGTGAAGTCGGAGTCGCTAGTAATCGCAGATCAGCAACGCTGCGGTGAATACGTTCCCGGGCCTTGTACACACCGCCCGTCACGTCATGAAAGTCGGTAACACCCGAAGCCCATGGCCCAACCCTTCGGGGAGGGAGTGGTCGAAGGTGGGACTGGCGATTGGGACGAAGTCGTAACAAGGTAGCCGTACCGGAAGGTGCGGCTGGATCACCTCCTTTCTAAGGAGCACAACACATCCACGTTCCCGGGATACCCGGAACCAGAGCGTGGAGTGGCCGGCACTCAATGCCCGAATGTGGTGTTGTGCTGGTTGCTCAAGGAATTGTGGAACTACTGGTTATGGCTGATCTTGGTTGGCAAAATCTCTTCTAGTACTGCGGCTTGCCGCGTGGAACGGAGGGCCGGCGCCTGGAGGGTCAGTTGTTCGCTATGCACACTGTTGGGTCCTGAGGCAACACGCCTCAGGGCGTCACAGCCCTGGAACGTTGTTTGTTTCTGGTGTGGTGTTTGAGAACTGTAGAGTGGATGCGAGCATCTTTGTGGTCAAGTTGTTAAGGGCACATGGTGGATGTCTTGGCTTCAGGAGCCGATGAAGGACGTAGGAGGCTGCGATAAGCCTCGGGGAGCTGTCAACCGAGCTGTGATCCGAGGATTTCCGAATGGGGAAACCCAGCACCAGTGATGTGGTGTTACCCGCACCTGAATATATAGGGTGTGTGGAGGGAACGCGGGGAAGTGAAACATCTCAGTACCCGCAGGAAGAGAAAACAACCGTGATTCCGTGAGTAGTGGCGAGCGAAAGCGGAAGAGGCTAAACCGGTTACATGTGATACCTGTCAGGGGTTGTGTAGCCGGTGTTGTGGGACCCGCCTTGAGAATTCTGACAAGTTCTCGGGTTGTTGTGCTGGTTAGTGGAACCGCTTGGGATGGCGGGCCGGAGTGGGTGAGAGCCCCGTACGCGAAAACCAGTTTCAAGGACCTTGGTGGTGTTCCCGAGTAGCAGCGAGCTCGTGGAATTTGCTGTGAATCTGCCGGGACCACCCGGTAAGCCTAAATACTTCCTGAAGACCGATAGCGGACTAGTACCGTGAGGGAAAGATGAAAAGTACCCCGGGAGGGGAGTGAAAGAGTACCTGAAACCGTGTGCCTACAAGCCGTCAGAGCCTGCTTTGTTGGGTGATGGCGTGCCTTTTGAAGAATGAGCCTGCGAGTTAGTGCTGCGTGGCGAGGTTAACCCGTGTGGGGTAGCCGTAGCGAAAGCGAGTCTGAATAGGGCGATTGAGTCGCGTGGTCTAGACCCGAAGCGGAGTGATCTACCCATGGCCAGGGTGAAGCGACGGTAAGACGTCGTGGAGGCCCGAACCCACTTAGGTTGAAAACTGAGGGGATGAGCTGTGGGTAGGGGTGAAAGGCCAATCAAACTCCGTGATAGCTGGTTCTCCCCGAAATGCATTTAGGTGCAGCGTCGTATGTTTCTCCACGGGGGTAGAGCTACTGGATGGTCTAGGGGCCTTACCGGGTTACCGAAATCAACCAAACTCCGAATACCGTGGTGTTAGAGTACGGCAGTGAGACGGCGGGGGATAAGCTTCGTCGTCGAGAGGGAAACAGCCCAGAACACCAGCTAAGGCCCCTAAGTGTGTGCTCAGTGGGAAAGGATGTGGGATTGCCCAGACAACCAGGAGGTTGGCTTAGAAGCAGCCACCCTTGAAAGAGTGCGTAATAGCTCACTGGTCAAGTGGTCCTGCGCCGACAATGTAGCGGGGCTTAAGCACACCGCCGAAGCTGTGTCATTCATGCAATACATCGGCTTGGACTCTTGAAGTCCTTGTCTAGTGGTATGGATGGGTAGGGGAGCGTCCTGCATCCAGGGAAGCGGCGGCGGAAGCCAGTCGTGGAGGGTGTGGGAGTGAGAATGCAGGCATGAGTAGCGAATGCAGAGTGAGAAACTCTGCCGCCGGATGACCAAGGGTTCCTGGGCCAGGCTAATCCGCCCAGGGTAAGTCGGGACCTAAGGCGAGGCCGACAGGCGTAGTCGATGGACAACGGGTTGATATTCCCGTACCCGAGCATGTGCGCCCATGACGAGGCGTTTGATACTAACCACCCAAAGCGCATCTGTGAGGCCTTCGGGCTGAGTGGGTGTTGTGGAGCGTGGGACCTGATTTCGTAGTAGTCAAGCGATGGGGTGACGCAGGAAGGTAGCTCCGCCAGGCGATGGTTGTCCTGGTGTAAGCGTGTAGGCCGGAACATAGGCAAATCCGTGTTCCATGAGGCTGAGACGTGATGCGTAGCCGTTTGAGGCGAAGTAGAGTGATCCTATGCTGCCGAGAAAAGCCTCTAGTGAGTGCATGCACGGCCCGTACCCCAAACCAACACAGGTGGTCAGGTAGAGAATACCAAGGCGATCGGGTGAACTGTGGTTAAGGAACTCGGCAAAATGCCCCCGTAACTTCGGGAGAAGGGGGGCCAAACATCCTGAAGCTTCTTGCAAGCTAGGGGTGGGTGGCCGCAGAGACCAGCGGAAAGCGACTGTTTACTAAAAACACAGGTCCATGCGAAGTCGCAAGACGATGTATATGGACTGACGCCTGCCCGGTGCTGGAACGTTAAGAGGACCGGTTAGCCTTTCGGGGCGAAGCTGAGAATTTAAGCGCCAGTAAACGGCGGTGGTAACTATAACCATCCTAAGGTAGCGAAATTCCTTGTCGGGTAAGTTCCGACCTGCACGAATGGCGTAACGACTTTCCGGCTGTCTCAACCACAGGCCCGGCGAAATTGCACTACGAGTAAAGATGCTCGTTACGCGCGGCAGGACGGAAAGACCCCGGGACCTTTACTATAGTTTGGTATTGGTTTTCGGTTCGGCTTGTGTAGGATAGGTGGGAGACTGTGAAGTGGTCACGCTAGTGGCTGTGGAGTCGTTGTTGAAATACCACTCTGGTCGAATTGGGAATCTGAACCTCGGGCCATGATCTGGTTCAGGGACAGTGCCTGATGGGTAGTTTAACTGGGGCGGTTGCCTCCTAAAGAGTAACGGAGGCGCCCAAAGGTTCCCTCAGCCTGGTTGGCAATCAGGTGTTGAGTGCAAGTGCACAAGGGAGCTTGACTGTGAGACAGACATGTCGAGCAGGGACGAAAGTCGGGACTAGTGATCCGGCACCTCCTGGTGGAAGGGGTGTCGCTCAACGGATAAAAGGTACCCCGGGGATAACAGGCTGATCTTGCCCAAGAGTCCATATCGACGGCATGGTTTGGCACCTCGATGTCGGCTCGTCGCATCCTGGGGCCGGAGTAGGTCCCAAGGGTTGGGCTGTTCGCCCATTAAAGCGGCACGCGAGCTGGGTTTAGAACGTCGTGAGACAGTTCGGTCCCTATCCGCCGCGCGCGTAGGATACTTGAGGAAGGCTGTCCCTAGTACGAGAGGACCGGGACGGACGAACCTCTGGTGTGCCAGTTGTTCTGCCAAGGGCATGGCTGGTTGGCCACGTTCGGAAGGGATAACCGCTGAAGGCATCTAAGCGGGAAGCCTGTTCCAAGATGAGGTATCCCACCCCATGTGGGTTAAGGCCCCCAACAGACCATTGGGTTGATAGGCCAGAAATGGAAGCACAGTAATGTGTTGTCGAGTTGACTGGTACTAATAGGCCGAGGACTTGCCTACGAAGATGTTACGCATCCACTCTACGGTTCTGAAACACCACACCGGTGAACAGTGTTCATGGTGTGTGTTGTTTCGTAGTGTTTCGGTGGTTATAGCGTCAGGGAAACGCCCGGTCCCATTCCGAACCCGGAAGCTAAGCCTGACAGCGCCGATGGTACTGCAACCGAAGGGTTGTGGGAGAGTAGGACACCGCCGAACTTAACGTGAGGGAAGGGCCTGGGCCCGGTAGAGACCAAGAGTCTCCCGGCCCAGGCCCTTTTTCCATTCCCACCCCGGCTCGCCGGCCGTACACCTGACCCTCCGGACAGGCGAGTTCCGGCCCCAATCACGCGAGTTCCGGGTCCAGTCACGCGAGTTCCGGGTCCAGTCACGCGAGTCCCGCCCGCAATCACGCGAGTCCCGGCCTCAGACACATGACTTCCGCCAGGCCGGCCGCGGTGATGCCTCCCCGATCACGAGTGACGCCCCTCCGGACACGCATGATCCCTCCCGGAGCACGCGTGATGCCTCCCAGCGCTCCCCGCCGGGCGGAGCCGGTTCGGGAAACGCGTGATCAGACCCGCAACTCGCGTGATTGAGGCCGGAACTCGCGTGATTGAAGGCGGAACTCGCGTACCAGAGGGCGGTAGCGGGTGCGGGGCATGAAGAAGGGGGTCAGGAGCGGAGCTCCTGACCCCCGAAGGCCGGTGAGAAGGGCGGGAAGGTGGCGGTTACTTGATGGCGGAGCCGGCCTGCCAGTCGGCCCAGGACTTGGACCAGTCGCCGTACAGGTCCCAGACCGGGAGCTGCGGGCCCCCGGAATTGGTGACCTCGACGACGTCGCCCAGGCCCATGTTCTGGAAGAACCACTGGGCGTTCGCGTCGTTCAGGTTGATGCACCCGTGGGACACGTTGGAACTGCCCTGCTGGCCCACGCTGTTCGGGTTCTCGTGGACGAACTCGCCGTCGTTCGAGATCCGCTCCGACCACTTCTCGTTCGAGCGGTACGCCTTCGGGTCCGGGGGACAGACGCCGTACGTGCAGGAATCCATCGTGTAGTTCGCCTGCTTGTCCGAAATCACGTGCGCGCCCAGGTGGGTCGGGGTGGCGTCCTTGCCCATCGAAATCGGCATCGACTTCACCATCTGCCCGTTGTGGAAGATCTGCATCTGCTCGCTGTTCCCGTCCGCCTTCGCGATCCAGGAATCGTGCACCTTGTACGTTTCCGTACGATCCTCCGCGCCGAACACCCCGCCGCCGAAATCGACGCCGTAGATCTTCGCCGTCACCTTCAGCGTCGTGCCCGCCTTCCAGTACTCCTTCGGCCGGTAGTGGACGTTCGAGTCGTCGATCCAGTACCAGCTGCCGTCCTGCTTCGGGGTCGACTCCACCGTCAACGCCTTCTCGACCGCCGCCTTGTCCTTGACGGCGACCTTGCCGAAGCTGAACACGATCGGCTGGCCGACGCCGACGCCCGTGCTCGCCACCGCGGACGGCGCCGGGATCAGGTTGGCGTTCGCCTGCTTCTTCGGCGACAGCGTCGTGATCTGGTTGTCCTGCTCGACCGGCTTCCCGTTGGCACCCTGGGCGTGCGCGACGATCTTGTACGTCGTGCCGTAGCCGAGGGGCTCGCTGGACGTCCAGCTCGACCCGTCGGCCGCCAGCTTGCCGGCGACCGTCTTCCCCTTGGCCGTGTTCGTCACCGCCACGTCGAGGAGCTTCCCGTTGGCCGCCTTGACGACGATCGGCGTCGCCGGGTTCACCGCCGCGCCGCCCGCGGGCTCGAACGTCACCGCGACCGGGGTCTCGGACGGCGAGGCGGACCCCGACGACGGCGCCCCACCGGCGGGCGAACCACCGTCGTCACCGGACGAACAGGCGGAAAGCAGCAGTGCTCCGGCAAGGATTCCGGCCACCGAAAGTAAAATCTTCTTGGGGAGCATATTGTCTCTTTTTGGGAATCGGGATCGGCGGGCATTCGTCATCAAAACTACGCGATAGCGATGACGTTCTTACCAGCGGATCGGTGCATCGGCGTGACGTGGATCACGTGATGACGAGTCCGGGTGCGCCGTACAGCCCCGGCCCGCTCACCGACAGCGCGCCGAGGTATTCGCGCGCCGCGGTGTACGCCTCTTCCGCCAGTGTTTCCGTGTGCCCGAAATCCAGGGGGTTCACACGTACCGGGGCGGGCCCCGGGAGGTAGATCACCGGCACCTGCGCGGCCGCCACCGGCGCCTCCAGCACGGCCTGGTTCCGCATGCTGATCATCGCGGTGAACATCATCACCTCGGCGAACGTCCGCGGCGCGCCCGGCAGCTTCCCGGGGAACGCGCAGTCGAGCACCACCAGCGACTTCGCCCCCATGGCGAGGGCCTGCCGCATCGGCACGTTCGCGACGAGCCCGCCGTCGTACAGCAGCTGCCCGTCGTGGGCCACCGGCGGGAAGATGCCGGGGATCGCGCAACTCGCCAGGAGCGGCTCGAGCAGGCGCCCGGAGCGGATCAGCAGCGGCTCGGCCGTGTCGACCTGTGTCGTGACGACGCCCAGTGGCAGTGCCAAGTCCTCGAAGCGCGTCGAAGCGCCGAGGTGGTCGGCGATGATCCCGGCCAGGCCGGTGTTGGGGAACAGGTGCGTCTTGCTCTGCGTCAGCGTCCGGACGCGGCTGAGCACGCCGCCGGGGAACGCCTCGGCCCGGGTCATGTGCACCCAGATGTCGTGCAGCCGCGCGAGCGCGTCTTCGCCGGAGCGGGCCAGCACGGCGGCGTTGAGCGAACCGACC
Protein-coding sequences here:
- a CDS encoding patatin-like phospholipase family protein, whose product is MSLADLPRPVGFVLGGGGSLGAMQVGMLRALTEAGLTADVVTGTSVGSLNAAVLARSGEDALARLHDIWVHMTRAEAFPGGVLSRVRTLTQSKTHLFPNTGLAGIIADHLGASTRFEDLALPLGVVTTQVDTAEPLLIRSGRLLEPLLASCAIPGIFPPVAHDGQLLYDGGLVANVPMRQALAMGAKSLVVLDCAFPGKLPGAPRTFAEVMMFTAMISMRNQAVLEAPVAAAQVPVIYLPGPAPVRVNPLDFGHTETLAEEAYTAAREYLGALSVSGPGLYGAPGLVIT
- a CDS encoding Ig-like domain-containing protein, which encodes MLPKKILLSVAGILAGALLLSACSSGDDGGSPAGGAPSSGSASPSETPVAVTFEPAGGAAVNPATPIVVKAANGKLLDVAVTNTAKGKTVAGKLAADGSSWTSSEPLGYGTTYKIVAHAQGANGKPVEQDNQITTLSPKKQANANLIPAPSAVASTGVGVGQPIVFSFGKVAVKDKAAVEKALTVESTPKQDGSWYWIDDSNVHYRPKEYWKAGTTLKVTAKIYGVDFGGGVFGAEDRTETYKVHDSWIAKADGNSEQMQIFHNGQMVKSMPISMGKDATPTHLGAHVISDKQANYTMDSCTYGVCPPDPKAYRSNEKWSERISNDGEFVHENPNSVGQQGSSNVSHGCINLNDANAQWFFQNMGLGDVVEVTNSGGPQLPVWDLYGDWSKSWADWQAGSAIK